The window CCTTTATCTGCTATTTCAAGCAAGCCCGCCTTGCCGCCTTTTTTGGCTCCGCTAAAGGCGCCCTCTTCATAGCCGAACAGCTCGCTTTCCAATAGTGTATCAGGTAGCGCTGCGCAATTTACAGGATAAAATGAGAATTTATTTCTCGGACTTGCAAGATGAATAGCTTTTGCAAAAAGTTCCTTACCTGTTCCGCTCTCACCTAGAATCAAAATAGTGCTGCTTCCCTCAGCCGCAAGTCTTGCCCTGAAAATCGCTTTCTTTAGCGCGCTGCTTTCTCCTAAAATAGAACTGAAGGGATCGTCTTTTGGCGCATCAGGCACAGTACATCTTACTTCTTCAACCTTTTTTATGTTGGGAATTGGCGCAAGATCAAGCATTATCTTCTTTTTTATTTCTTCATTTTCACATTCCAGCTCAAAGTACATTAGATTTGGTAAAACTTCCAATGCCAAAATACTAATATTATACTTTGCTATAATCCTGCTGGTATCATAAACCATGCCGGTTCTATCTTCGAACTCAATCCGCAGCCTGAAAGCCCCCACCGTATCCACCACCAATTAACATAATATGTCGCTATATACATTCTATCGTAAATGCAAGTTTTATTCCAGTTAGGGAGGCTTTAAGGCAGCCGGCTTTTAATTAATTTGGTAAAAGATCTACTTCCATTAAAGGGTCGCCTGTGCTAATATTTCTATTCTCTGTAATTTCCATCGAAGCTATTTTATCTTTCTCCGGCAAAATTATCGGCGTTTGTAAAAGGTAACCGCTATTTTTAATGAAATCTATGTCAAATTCTACAATCGCATCACCAGCTCTTACTTTTTGGCCTTCTTTTACTAAAATCTTAAAGCCTTTTCCATTTAAGTTCACTGTATCAAGGCCTATATGGACTAAAACTGCAAGGCCTTCCTTCGACTCAAAAACAATAGCATGGCCTGTGGGAAATAGCTGCTTTATTTTTCCGTCAAAAGGTGCTACCACTACTCCTTCTGAAGGTTCGATGGCAATCCCGTCGCCTACCATCTTATTTGCAAAAACTTCATCTTTTACTTCGGCAAGATCTATAATTTTTCCGCTTACAGGAGCCATTACAGTAACAGATTTATTTGTTTTGCGGTTTCTATTTGCGAAAACAAGTCCAAACACCTGAATCCTCCTTATACACTACCAAAATCTTAGTTTTTATCTAATTCATTTAATGAATCTTTTATTCTTTGAATGTGCAAAGCTAAATACCCTATCTCGTCTTCCGTCGGTGATTTTCCCAGTCTTTCTCTTATATATTCAGCAAGTTTATTTGCAATACTATAGCTGTCGGCAAATTCACTTTTTATTTTTTTAAGCAAGGGATTTTTTATAGTTGTATTACTGTTTATCCGATCTAAGGCAAATCTTAAATGAACTAACAGTCTTGCATAATTGGCATCTTGCCTGTTGAGTTTAGCGTTCAGTTCTCCTTCTGCAATTTCAACCATTTTGTTTATCATAGTTGTATTCTCAACAGTCTTTGCTAAATCCCTATTTATTCTTGAAGAATGTATGTGCATAGCAATAAAACCTTTTTCGCCATCAGGAATATTTGTTTCAAACTTTTCTTCAATCATTTCGGCTGCCTGACATGCCAGCTCATATTCTCGAGAATACAAAGCTTTAATTTCCTCTATAAATGGATTTGTAATCTCAAGACCAGTCTTTAGCCTTTCTAAAGTGAATCCAATATGATCAGCCAAAGCTACATGAATATGTTCATTTAGAGGCTCCTGCAGCTCCTTTGATACCATAGATATAATTTCTTCCGTAACGCCTATTATGTCCTCGTTGAAATTATTTAGTTGTTCAAGCTTATTCTTGTCGACAAAGCTAAACACCTTCTCAATTTTTTCATTATCTATCATGCCACCCGGTTTCGCATCAAAACCAAGTCCTTTCCCAACAAGGACGACTTCTTTTTGGTTTAATCTATCCTTTGCCATTATTACATTATTGTTAAAAACTTTTATAATGCGAAATCTATGCACTATAAAATCCTCCATTGCTCGAGAATCTATTTCACTTTTTAATTCTCTCAAATATTTGATTTGCTAAATACTCAAAATTTATATCTGGATTAGCTTTCCTTAACTCTATATAAATATTATCCGGTATTGAATCAATTCCACTTAGCGCTCCGGATATTGAGCACGAAATAGCAGCTACAGTATCTGTATCATTCCCCATTGTTGCGCAAACACTAGCGGATTTTATTGGATCTCCATTAACACCTACAAAAACACCAATAGCTGCAGGAACCGCTTCAACAACCGGCATGCCACAACCTATATTTTGGCTTATCATCATACATATTTCTTCTAAGGTATCACATTTTAAAGCTAGCATGGCACTTAGTTTTATACGAGAGGCAATACTGCTGCCCGGTACAACTTTTGCAATTCTTTTACCGATTATTAAGCCTTGTTCTGCGCCGTATAAAGCAGATTTATAAACTGAAATAGGATTGGCAGTTGGCGTTAAAGCATTGGAAATAGCAGCGGCTACAGAACATGCCCCAGACATAGCAAGAGTTGTAGCATGAGTTGGTTGACAAATCATACAGGCATCTCTAATTGCTGCATCTAGATTACCTGGGTTAAATAAACCTGCTGGTGCTATTTTCATCGCGCATCCATTTGAAGTTCCTATTCCTACCTCCTGCGCTAAATTTCTTCCTACTTCTATAGGATCTGTGCCCTTCCGAAATTCTTCAATAGCCTTCCTTGTCGTTGGTCCTGCAAACCTTTTAAAATCATCTTCATTATCTGCCCATTTTAAAAGCGCTCGAGCAACTGCTTCAGCTATTATATCCCCGTTTTCGTCTTCAAGATAAGCATTTATTATTCCAACTGTTTGACCTGTATCATCAGTAATTTGACCAGCTCTTCTGCCACATGAAAATGGTCTGTCAACATCTGGCGGATAAAAATGATCTATCAAGCCACCAAATTTTTTCATAATTTGTTCCATAGTCATTTGTTCGCTAGCAGTACCAAATGCATCTCCAACAGCGCAACCAACTATACAGCCAAGTATTTTTTCGAACAACTCCAATTGAGATAAGCCTCCTTCGAGTTTTTATCTTAACTATTATAGGCAATTAGCAGGTAGCTTTGAATAGGCTGCGGCTATTCTTGAACCTATTTTAGCATTATTGTAGACTAATTGTAAGTTAGCTTCAAGGCTTTTGCCTTCAGTCTTCTCAACTATGCGTTTTAGCAGAAAGGGTGTTAAATCCTTTCCTTTTACTCCTAATTTCTCACTTTCTTCTATTGCTTCGTCTATAATAGAATCTATATACTCTTTATCTAATGAGCTTTCTTCGGGTATAGGATTAGCTACTAATATACCGCCCTTTAGTTTTAGCGTATCTTGGACATATACTAATTTTGCAATTTCCTCTACACTATCTAATCGCAAATTTAACTTAAGACCGCTATTGCGAGTGAAAAAAGCTGGCAGTTCATCTGTTTTAAAGCCTATCACAGGAACTCCCTTTGTTTCTAAATATTCTAATGTGCGTGGCAAATCTAGAATGGATTTAGCACCGGCACAAATAACAGTAACAGGTGTTTGAGCCAGTTCTTCTAAATCTGCAGACACATCTAGTGTTTTTTCGTATTCCCTATGAACGCCACCTATACCGCCAGTTACAAAAAATTTTATTCCAGCCATATTGGCACACAGCATCGTAGCAGCTACTGTTGTTGCCCCTACACCTTTTGAAGCAATCACCGCTGCAATATCCCTTCGCGATACTTTTGCAATATCAGAATTTGTTGCTAGAATCTTTAGATCTTCTTCATTTATCCCTATTTTAATCTTACCATCCATAATTGCTATCGTTGCAGGAATTGCACCATTTTCTCGAACAATTTCTTCAACCTTATGAGCCATTTCTATATTTTGAGGATATGGCATTCCATGAGAAATTATAGTCGATTCAAGTGCAACAACTGGTAGATGATTATTGATTGCATCTTTTATTTCTTGATTAAACTCTACAAAATTGTTGTAATTAGTCTTCATTTTGTTATTCCATCACCTTTCCTTCGAGTTTACTCCAAAAACCAGCTATTTGAGCAGGAGATACTATGCCATATTCACATATAATCGATTTAAGATCTGTTGCAGGCGTTAGATCAAAAAATTGATTAATGATTTCAATTCCATCTAAGCTATCAAAATCTCCTTTTGACACAATTTCAGTTTCCGATCTTCTTTCCAATTTAATCTTGTAGCCATAAAGTGTTCTAAGATCTAGCTTGTAAAGTTCGCTCGCTATATAAACAGGTTTTTTACACAAACAAGCCAATTTACTAATCATAGCAGTACCCATTTTATTAGCCACTGAGCCATCATAGCAAATAGAATCAGCTCCCATGATTACATAATCAGCTTTTGGTAAAAATTCATATATAGAAGCGTCTGTAATATAAATTGCCCTTATATTTAATTTTTGTAAAATCTTTATAGCTACTCTTGATTCTCGAAGCGGCCTTGATTCAGTACAAATTACAGTAAAGTTTTTACCTTTTTCCGCAGCTTTAAT is drawn from Tepidanaerobacter syntrophicus and contains these coding sequences:
- a CDS encoding translation initiation factor eIF-2B, with protein sequence MEVKDIEFKSADHVIEEIRNMNVKGGSPFGRAAAWAFKLVSEQETFSSKDSLINRYEDVAKQIIDLKPTMATIYNTWYIVKNTLKKIENVKDVERVKKEVSHVCSNIIDYSFEAVSRVGEYGSNLVQENDIIMMHSYSSTLMEIFIKAAEKGKNFTVICTESRPLRESRVAIKILQKLNIRAIYITDASIYEFLPKADYVIMGADSICYDGSVANKMGTAMISKLACLCKKPVYIASELYKLDLRTLYGYKIKLERRSETEIVSKGDFDSLDGIEIINQFFDLTPATDLKSIICEYGIVSPAQIAGFWSKLEGKVME
- a CDS encoding PRD domain-containing protein, which gives rise to MHRFRIIKVFNNNVIMAKDRLNQKEVVLVGKGLGFDAKPGGMIDNEKIEKVFSFVDKNKLEQLNNFNEDIIGVTEEIISMVSKELQEPLNEHIHVALADHIGFTLERLKTGLEITNPFIEEIKALYSREYELACQAAEMIEEKFETNIPDGEKGFIAMHIHSSRINRDLAKTVENTTMINKMVEIAEGELNAKLNRQDANYARLLVHLRFALDRINSNTTIKNPLLKKIKSEFADSYSIANKLAEYIRERLGKSPTEDEIGYLALHIQRIKDSLNELDKN
- a CDS encoding pseudouridine-5'-phosphate glycosidase — translated: MKTNYNNFVEFNQEIKDAINNHLPVVALESTIISHGMPYPQNIEMAHKVEEIVRENGAIPATIAIMDGKIKIGINEEDLKILATNSDIAKVSRRDIAAVIASKGVGATTVAATMLCANMAGIKFFVTGGIGGVHREYEKTLDVSADLEELAQTPVTVICAGAKSILDLPRTLEYLETKGVPVIGFKTDELPAFFTRNSGLKLNLRLDSVEEIAKLVYVQDTLKLKGGILVANPIPEESSLDKEYIDSIIDEAIEESEKLGVKGKDLTPFLLKRIVEKTEGKSLEANLQLVYNNAKIGSRIAAAYSKLPANCL
- a CDS encoding PTS sugar transporter subunit IIA codes for the protein MFGLVFANRNRKTNKSVTVMAPVSGKIIDLAEVKDEVFANKMVGDGIAIEPSEGVVVAPFDGKIKQLFPTGHAIVFESKEGLAVLVHIGLDTVNLNGKGFKILVKEGQKVRAGDAIVEFDIDFIKNSGYLLQTPIILPEKDKIASMEITENRNISTGDPLMEVDLLPN
- a CDS encoding ADP-ribosylglycohydrolase family protein translates to MELFEKILGCIVGCAVGDAFGTASEQMTMEQIMKKFGGLIDHFYPPDVDRPFSCGRRAGQITDDTGQTVGIINAYLEDENGDIIAEAVARALLKWADNEDDFKRFAGPTTRKAIEEFRKGTDPIEVGRNLAQEVGIGTSNGCAMKIAPAGLFNPGNLDAAIRDACMICQPTHATTLAMSGACSVAAAISNALTPTANPISVYKSALYGAEQGLIIGKRIAKVVPGSSIASRIKLSAMLALKCDTLEEICMMISQNIGCGMPVVEAVPAAIGVFVGVNGDPIKSASVCATMGNDTDTVAAISCSISGALSGIDSIPDNIYIELRKANPDINFEYLANQIFERIKK